CCACAGGTGTGACCTGGTCGGTGTTTGGGCAGAGCATCACGGAAAACAATACGGTTGAGAATCTGGGACGTCTCTTCAAGACTGCAAAAGACGTGGGTATTGCCGTGGCTATCTCGCCGCACTACTACTATCCGCACGACCATGAATGGCATTTCGGCGGCCCCTTGGAAAAGGTCATGCACAGCCTGGGCATGTTCGATCGCAAAGGACCGACCACGCTCGAAGGTTTCGACGGGTCCGGCGCGGACTTTCTTGAGGCGTACAAACCGTACATTCTTGACGGCAAAACCATCATCGCATCACCGCACAAGGTGTATGGCCCGGAGACGAACGATCTGGCATTGCAGCTTCGAAAGAAGGGCGTGTCGCAAATCATCCTTGCGGGCATGGCGGCAAACCTGTGTATCGAATCGCACTTGCGCGAACTGATCGAACAGGGGTTCGAAGTCGTCGTGGTGCGCGACGCGACCGCGGGTCCGCGGCTGCCGGACGGTGACGGCTATCTCGCGGCGTTGATCAACTACCGCTATCTCGCTCACGCCTTATGGACCACCGAGCAGACCGTTCAGGAGCTCTCGCGCTGACGCACCGCATCCGTACCTGCCGTTGTACCTGATATACGCGGGTACAGTACTTCGGGATTGCAGGGAACTGTCGCTGGTTGTACTCGTTAGCCATCCGGAACATGGAGGGCGAGATAGCGGCGCGCGTGCGGCCGCTACGGCTGGTGAAGCCTGAAGTGCAGTACGATCGCGCGATCGATCCGCTATGGATCATGCGCCACTCGTTAGTGGTAGGCGATCCGTCGCTAAGACCCGGTTGCGGGTGGCTGCCCGACGACTGGCTGCCGGGCGACGTGATGCGACGCATTCTGCGCACCATCGCGCGCGGAGAAAACGCGAATTTCACGGCCTATGGCACGCCGCAAGGGTTTTACCCATTGCGCGACCAGCTCGCGCGACGTTTAGGCGAACGCGATATCACGGCCGGCCCCGACTCGATCCTGCTGACCGAATCGGCGACGCGCGCGATCGACCTGATTGGACGCTTCTTCCTCGAGCCCGGCGACACGGTTCTCGTGGATGACCCGTGCTACTTCAACTTCCCTTCGATGATGCAAGCGCAACGCGTCGAAGTGGTGGGCGTTCCGCACACCTTGCACGGCCCCGATCTCGAGGCATTCGCCGCGGCCTGCGTCAAGCATCGTCCCAAGCTCTATGTGACGACGGCAGTGCTGCACAATCCGACCGGCGTGAACATCAGCGCCTCCACGTCGCACCGGCTGCTCCGGCTCGCGGAAGCGCACGACCTGATCCTCGTCGAAGATACCGTATACGCGGACCTCGACGGCAGCGCGCCGCCAGGGCTCGCGGTGCTCGATGGCCTCGACCGGGTCGTGCTTCTGGGGAGTTTTTCAAAGACGCTGTCAGGCGCGCTAAGAAGCGGCTTTATCGCCGCACGCAGCGATCTGATCGAAGGCTTGACGGATCTCGCGCTGGCCACGAGCTTCGGCGTGAGCGATCTGTCTGCGCAGATTACGCATCGTCTGCTCGTGGACGGCAGTTACCGCCACCATCTGGAAGGGCTGCGGCCACGGCTTGGGCGAAACATGAGCCTGACGATCGATCACCTGCAGCGACTCGGCTGTACGCCCTGGGTGCGTCCCGATGCGGGCATGTTCGTCTGGGTTCAATTGCCGGCAGGGTTCGACTCATCTGAAGTCGCGAGGCGGGCACTCGAGCACGATCTGGTGCTTGCGCCGGGCAATGTCTTTAGCGTGTCGCAGAGTGCGAGCCGTTATATGCGCTTCAATGTGTCCCAATGCAGCGACAAGCGCGTTTTCGACGTCCTTGCGAATCTGCTGAGTTGATGTTCCAACTCATGCCAACGTGCTGCTCACTTGTTGCGTTACTTACCTCGTTGCTCATCTCGTTGCGCGACTGCCGCAGGCGACCATATGCGCATAATCGCAACCAGCGCGGCGAATACCATTGTCAGCAAAGCCGCAATGACGCTGGATTCGTACACGTCCGCAATAACGAACACGCGCGCACCGACACTGACTGTGCCTTGGGGCGACGTCGCATATTTGATTGGAAATTGCACGGCCATTCCTGCCCAGACCAGACATGGCAAAAGCCAGTATCCCGAACTATGCACGGTAGAAGCGCGTTCGGACCCAAAGCGCCGCTCCAGTAGCGCGAACAGCTGGAAAAACAGCCAGCCGGTTAGCAGCCAGCCGAGAAAGTTCGTCAGGGGGACACCGAAATAGCCGCCGGGATGGCGGAACGTCCACAACCCTTGAACGGTCGCTCCCGTCGGATCAAGCGGAAAGTCAAAGAACGTAAGGACGAAGGCCGCGATCAGCGGCGTCGTGAACCGCGCAGCGCCACTCGCTTCAGACGGCTGATCTCGCGTGATCAGTTGTGACAGAACCCAGGCCATCCAACCCGCGGTCATATAGACGAGCGGCACGTATAGCGGCACGCCCAACGGCTTGAGGCCGGCGACATTGTGCGTATAGAAACCGAAAGGGAAACCGGATTGGATGCTGGTCGCCTCCATGACAAACGAAACGACGCATGCGATTCCCGCATAGGTCGCAAAGCCTTTATATCCATACGAGAGCGATGCGTGCAGCACTACGAACAGCAGCAACAACAGCGCTTGCAGGCTTTGTGATACTGCCGTATTCGAACCCGGCAGCGTGCCTGACAGAAAGACGATAAACCAGCAAAAGGCCAATACCCAGCACAGTCGCAATCGCAGGGCACCAGAGGAATTGTGGGTGCGTGTCATCTCAAGACCCAAAGCCGCGGCCAGGGATAGTTTGGCACCCCGCATCTCCCGCGGCAGGAAACGACGCTGGGTACTTCTCCTTGCCAAGAATGACGGTTTGGCTCGTTGCGATAAACCCGTCGGCATAGGTTGCCTCGATAAAGAACGCACTCCAGCCGGTTTCAGGTTCGCGAATCGACACGTCGATCGTGCTGGAACCCGCTGGCGCCGTCGGAATCGCAATCCCGGTAGCGGTGTAACGAACACCGCATGCCAGCCGGAAATCGCGTGCGTGCGGATTCGTCGCGCTCCACAGGGCGAGTGTTTGCGGCGGCTCCGACGAACTGAAGCGGATCAGCGCATCGCGGCCTTCACGGCGCAAGGTCGTGTTGATCGACGGTAAGGGCACTGCGTTCTGCAGCCGGTTGACGAACGGCGTCATCGAACGATGCGTCGCATGCTTGATGTCGTGATGCGATGCATTGGGCACCATGCGCAACGTTTTGCTTCCGCTTAGCTTGTCGTAGTAAAACCCCGCGTTATCGGGCGCAAACAGATCGTCGCCGCTCGCGTTGACGATGTATTTCGGTATATCGAGTCTGTGCGCATGGCGCGTGCCGAGATACCTGAGCGGATCGACGATTCGCATCAACGCGTCGAACTGCGCGCTGTCGATTTTCTCGTCGATATGTTCCGCAAAGTACGGGAAAAACGCGATCGGCCATGCGCCGCCGTACGAGCGGTACATATGCTTGAGTACCTCGCGCGTGTCGAGAATATCGACGGCGAATGCCACGATCGCGTCGATTCTTGTATCGGCAATCACGGCAAGCCAACTCGCCCACGCGCGTTTCGATACCGCGGAGATCACAAACTTGCGTATGCCGAGCGCGCTCAGTTCGCGCTCGGCCAGCGACATCGCGCGAGAAATGGCCGCGACCATCGGTACGTTCAGCGGCAGTGTCGCGCGCCTGGCAGGGCTGTCAAGAAAAAGCGCCCAGCTGTGCGCGACGCTGTCGTCTTCGGTGCGTGCGCGGCCATCGTCGGTATAGACGAGGGTCTGGTTCGGCACGTCGTGGACCACCACCACGGCCGTGCGCGTTTCGCAGGCGATGGTAGCGAGTACGTCGTGCGCATAGTCATGCGGACGGGCCGCGTCTTCTTCGCTTTGATCGTGCCGCGTCCCGCCGTTGATCACGAGTAGCGCGCGTTCGCGCATTGCGTCGGGCGGTACGTAAAGGGTGACGTCGTGCTGCCACTGAGCGGGCTGAACCAGGCCTTCAGGCGACCAGTTCTGCGAAGTCAGCAGATAGGTGTGTTGCTCGACACCGGGCAAAAGGTTCTGCGCGGTTTTCACATACTGCAGCGGCTGGCGCTCGATCGCGTCCCGGTAAGCCGCGATGGCGTCTTCGAAGGCAATGGACTCGTTAGGCATAAGCGAAGTGGGCGCGCGTCGCGCGCGTGAACGAATGTTTAAGCGCTTATCTTCTTCGCTGCGATGACCGTCAGTACGCTTTGCGTTGCGCGCACAGCGGTCGACATCGCAGTCCCGTCTACTTCAGGAAAACACCTTCGTCAGGCGGCAAATTCCCGCTTGAAAACGATCGCGAGGACGCGTGGCGGTCTTATTGCCGAAGCCCGCGGCGGCGGCTGCCGGCAGCAGCTAGCCGCAATGATTCGCCTGCAACTCTAGCGGCCGATCATCGTAACC
The genomic region above belongs to Paraburkholderia edwinii and contains:
- a CDS encoding cysteine hydrolase: MSQANEAGQQNVNRYADPADPALPQTGFKLDRAKSALVVIDPQNDFLSPTGVTWSVFGQSITENNTVENLGRLFKTAKDVGIAVAISPHYYYPHDHEWHFGGPLEKVMHSLGMFDRKGPTTLEGFDGSGADFLEAYKPYILDGKTIIASPHKVYGPETNDLALQLRKKGVSQIILAGMAANLCIESHLRELIEQGFEVVVVRDATAGPRLPDGDGYLAALINYRYLAHALWTTEQTVQELSR
- a CDS encoding PLP-dependent aminotransferase family protein; protein product: MEGEIAARVRPLRLVKPEVQYDRAIDPLWIMRHSLVVGDPSLRPGCGWLPDDWLPGDVMRRILRTIARGENANFTAYGTPQGFYPLRDQLARRLGERDITAGPDSILLTESATRAIDLIGRFFLEPGDTVLVDDPCYFNFPSMMQAQRVEVVGVPHTLHGPDLEAFAAACVKHRPKLYVTTAVLHNPTGVNISASTSHRLLRLAEAHDLILVEDTVYADLDGSAPPGLAVLDGLDRVVLLGSFSKTLSGALRSGFIAARSDLIEGLTDLALATSFGVSDLSAQITHRLLVDGSYRHHLEGLRPRLGRNMSLTIDHLQRLGCTPWVRPDAGMFVWVQLPAGFDSSEVARRALEHDLVLAPGNVFSVSQSASRYMRFNVSQCSDKRVFDVLANLLS
- a CDS encoding carotenoid biosynthesis protein; this encodes MTRTHNSSGALRLRLCWVLAFCWFIVFLSGTLPGSNTAVSQSLQALLLLLFVVLHASLSYGYKGFATYAGIACVVSFVMEATSIQSGFPFGFYTHNVAGLKPLGVPLYVPLVYMTAGWMAWVLSQLITRDQPSEASGAARFTTPLIAAFVLTFFDFPLDPTGATVQGLWTFRHPGGYFGVPLTNFLGWLLTGWLFFQLFALLERRFGSERASTVHSSGYWLLPCLVWAGMAVQFPIKYATSPQGTVSVGARVFVIADVYESSVIAALLTMVFAALVAIMRIWSPAAVAQRDEQRGK
- a CDS encoding PhoPQ-activated pathogenicity-related family protein — translated: MPNESIAFEDAIAAYRDAIERQPLQYVKTAQNLLPGVEQHTYLLTSQNWSPEGLVQPAQWQHDVTLYVPPDAMRERALLVINGGTRHDQSEEDAARPHDYAHDVLATIACETRTAVVVVHDVPNQTLVYTDDGRARTEDDSVAHSWALFLDSPARRATLPLNVPMVAAISRAMSLAERELSALGIRKFVISAVSKRAWASWLAVIADTRIDAIVAFAVDILDTREVLKHMYRSYGGAWPIAFFPYFAEHIDEKIDSAQFDALMRIVDPLRYLGTRHAHRLDIPKYIVNASGDDLFAPDNAGFYYDKLSGSKTLRMVPNASHHDIKHATHRSMTPFVNRLQNAVPLPSINTTLRREGRDALIRFSSSEPPQTLALWSATNPHARDFRLACGVRYTATGIAIPTAPAGSSTIDVSIREPETGWSAFFIEATYADGFIATSQTVILGKEKYPASFPAAGDAGCQTIPGRGFGS